A window of the Bradyrhizobium diazoefficiens genome harbors these coding sequences:
- a CDS encoding sensor histidine kinase: MGKLIDEFRKGWQGVASPSLGLSIAFAVACLLVATLARWGLAHVRPDVYFTPYFPAVFFAAAFGGLRIGVVTALVGGVLGVVVNFGDAFADRARFALLTLYWGVSALTIWGVEHYRTMLAEQRRISKRLIEEEDYRKVLVDELQHRLKNKLSTVHAVLHQVLHDQPQVWARIDPRLRSLAATDDLISKIDKAGCDIRDLLISELGPYGHVRFTLNGDRLFLPPKLAVTLSLMFHELATNAGKYGAFSSPRGLLQVSWTVSDDRLTVTWDETEGPSIDKVSEPGFGTKLLKSALSAFDGKTEVTYLKTGLHCIMQCRIPKGE; the protein is encoded by the coding sequence ATGGGGAAGCTGATCGACGAATTCCGCAAGGGCTGGCAGGGCGTGGCATCGCCATCGCTCGGCCTGAGCATTGCGTTCGCGGTGGCCTGCCTGCTGGTCGCGACCCTGGCGCGCTGGGGGCTCGCGCATGTGCGCCCCGACGTCTACTTCACGCCGTATTTTCCGGCCGTGTTCTTTGCAGCCGCCTTCGGCGGCTTGCGGATCGGCGTGGTGACGGCACTGGTCGGCGGCGTGCTCGGCGTCGTCGTCAATTTCGGCGATGCCTTTGCCGATCGCGCACGGTTCGCCCTGCTCACGCTCTATTGGGGCGTTTCCGCGCTGACCATCTGGGGCGTCGAGCACTATCGCACGATGCTGGCGGAGCAGCGCCGGATCTCCAAGCGCCTGATCGAGGAAGAGGACTATCGCAAGGTTCTGGTCGACGAGCTGCAGCACCGGCTGAAGAACAAGCTGTCGACCGTGCACGCCGTGCTGCACCAGGTGCTGCACGACCAGCCGCAGGTCTGGGCCCGGATCGACCCGCGGCTGCGTTCGCTGGCCGCGACCGACGATCTGATCTCGAAGATCGACAAGGCCGGCTGCGACATCCGCGATCTTCTGATCTCCGAGCTCGGCCCTTACGGCCATGTCCGCTTCACACTCAACGGCGACCGGCTGTTCCTGCCGCCGAAGCTTGCGGTGACGCTGTCACTGATGTTTCACGAACTCGCAACCAATGCCGGCAAATACGGCGCATTCTCCTCACCTCGCGGATTGCTGCAGGTGTCATGGACCGTCAGCGACGATCGCCTGACCGTCACGTGGGACGAAACCGAGGGACCGAGCATCGACAAAGTCTCGGAGCCTGGTTTCGGCACCAAGCTGCTGAAGTCGGCGCTCTCCGCCTTCGACGGCAAGACCGAAGTCACTTATTTGAAAACCGGGCTGCATTGCATCATGCAGTGTCGTATTCCCAAGGGCGAGTGA
- a CDS encoding putative bifunctional diguanylate cyclase/phosphodiesterase gives MNDNAYSGATEAELGFLKEIVRMLPAGLTVQDAQGKLLLVNDVAAAQLGMDGSRPSPDLAQRREACERALRAGQPVTSEEALQDGAARQVLLTTHRPVQLAGRDLLISASADITEQKNFEDQLFRSAYFDELTGLPSRRVIEHRANILLAQERGGERFALAFLDVDNFKHINDYYGHAVGDALLVELSKRLGRDLRDSDVLSRISGDEFLLLLSPIRSQEEVAEFLNATLERLTAPFFIDHSEVFVSTSVGVSLFPDHGRSFEMLRQNADIAMYRIKNNGKGSAAFFDSGMEREALARMKIEQSLRLAILEKRFCCAFQSKVDIRTQAVMGIEALVRLRDDEGVIQAPGSFINLASELGLIDELTHLVLAEIVKSIDLINGTFGAEATISINVAAKQAGNPEFMRDFAQALEDTGFPQRFMIEVTEDAFVAKNHFQSEILPMFRKLGVGISIDDFGTGYSSLSALADITADEIKIDRSFITDIHKRPRSQGILRAIESLSEALGMTVIAEGLESYEELAYLQAATKIRYAQGYYFARPIFLEELKLATPASSESRASVSARPMQQNRQGYSRASGYRR, from the coding sequence ATGAACGACAATGCATATAGCGGCGCGACTGAAGCCGAACTCGGATTTCTCAAGGAAATCGTTAGAATGCTGCCTGCCGGCCTGACCGTGCAGGACGCGCAAGGCAAGCTTCTCCTGGTCAACGATGTGGCAGCCGCCCAGCTCGGCATGGACGGCAGCCGTCCATCGCCCGATCTCGCGCAACGCCGCGAGGCCTGCGAGCGCGCGCTGAGGGCCGGACAGCCGGTCACTTCCGAAGAAGCGCTCCAGGACGGCGCCGCCCGCCAGGTGCTGCTGACCACCCATCGGCCGGTCCAGCTCGCCGGCCGCGACCTCTTGATCTCGGCCTCCGCCGACATCACCGAGCAGAAGAATTTCGAGGACCAGCTGTTTCGCTCGGCCTATTTCGACGAGCTGACCGGCCTGCCCTCGCGGCGCGTGATCGAGCATCGTGCCAACATCCTGCTGGCACAGGAGCGCGGCGGCGAGCGTTTTGCGCTCGCCTTTCTCGACGTCGACAATTTCAAGCACATCAACGACTATTACGGTCACGCGGTCGGCGACGCGCTGCTGGTCGAGCTGTCGAAGCGGCTCGGCCGCGACCTGCGCGATTCCGACGTGCTGTCGCGTATCTCCGGCGACGAATTCCTGCTGCTGCTCTCCCCGATCCGGAGCCAGGAGGAAGTCGCCGAATTCCTGAACGCGACATTGGAGCGGCTGACCGCACCGTTCTTCATCGATCATTCGGAAGTGTTCGTCTCCACCTCGGTCGGCGTCAGCCTCTTTCCCGACCATGGCCGCAGCTTCGAGATGCTGCGCCAGAATGCCGACATCGCGATGTACCGCATCAAGAACAACGGCAAGGGATCCGCCGCCTTCTTCGATTCCGGCATGGAACGCGAGGCCTTGGCGCGGATGAAGATCGAGCAGTCGCTGCGGCTCGCCATCCTCGAAAAGCGCTTCTGCTGTGCCTTCCAGTCCAAGGTCGACATCCGCACCCAGGCCGTGATGGGTATCGAAGCCCTGGTGCGCCTGCGCGACGACGAGGGCGTGATCCAGGCGCCGGGCTCGTTCATCAACCTCGCCAGCGAGCTCGGGCTGATCGACGAGCTGACCCATCTCGTGCTGGCCGAGATCGTCAAGTCGATCGACCTGATCAACGGCACCTTTGGCGCGGAAGCGACCATCAGCATCAACGTCGCCGCCAAGCAGGCCGGCAATCCCGAGTTCATGCGTGATTTCGCGCAGGCGCTGGAGGACACCGGCTTTCCGCAGCGCTTCATGATCGAGGTGACCGAAGACGCCTTCGTCGCCAAAAATCATTTCCAGAGCGAAATCCTGCCGATGTTCCGCAAGCTCGGCGTCGGCATCTCGATCGACGATTTCGGCACCGGCTATTCGTCGCTGTCGGCGCTCGCCGACATCACCGCCGACGAGATCAAGATCGACCGCTCCTTCATCACCGACATCCATAAGCGCCCGCGCAGCCAGGGCATTTTGCGCGCGATCGAGTCCTTAAGCGAAGCGCTGGGCATGACCGTGATCGCCGAAGGCCTCGAATCCTACGAGGAACTCGCCTATCTCCAGGCCGCGACCAAGATCCGCTACGCGCAGGGCTATTATTTCGCCCGCCCGATCTTCCTGGAGGAGCTGAAGCTCGCCACGCCCGCCTCGAGCGAGTCCCGCGCCAGCGTGTCCGCCCGCCCGATGCAGCAGAACCGCCAGGGCTATTCGCGGGCGAGCGGGTATCGGCGGTAA
- a CDS encoding sigma-54 interaction domain-containing protein codes for MSPSSSDVSDPAYVRARAMVTLFERLEHLCEGAIAIDRGGRVIYVNEKYLASLGLKQTAEAIGRPIEEVIPNSLMRKVVETGEPILLDIMELGGEQLVVTRMPIEDERHNVIGAIGFVLYDHLESLKPLLARVAQLESDLRLARRQLSSARAARFTFADFVGKTAGIAHAKELAGRAARQNVTVLLTGETGTGKEMLAQAIHNASSRAEKPFVSVNVAAIPDTLIESEFFGTAPGAYTGADRKGREGKFRVADGGTLFLDEIGEMPLQLQAKLLRVLQEREIEPLGSDKISKVDVRVVAATNVDLRKRVSDGAFRPDLYYRLNVLSIDLPPLRDCLGDLPDISARLLDDISASGDYVSAKITPSALSALARYDWPGNVRELRNILERALILSDSGRLTGDDFARILPVGTDARPASTVRTAGIVVPYAEAEAEFEKHTLEQALAASNGQISEAAKMLRISRATFYKKLAKFGLASGPASV; via the coding sequence ATGTCACCTTCCTCTTCCGACGTCAGCGATCCCGCCTATGTCCGCGCGCGGGCGATGGTGACGCTGTTCGAGCGGCTGGAGCATCTGTGCGAGGGCGCGATCGCGATCGATCGCGGTGGGCGGGTCATCTACGTCAATGAGAAGTACCTGGCCTCGCTCGGCCTCAAGCAGACCGCGGAAGCGATCGGACGACCGATCGAGGAGGTCATTCCGAACAGCCTGATGCGGAAGGTCGTCGAGACCGGCGAGCCGATCCTGCTCGACATCATGGAGCTTGGCGGCGAGCAGCTCGTCGTCACCCGCATGCCGATCGAGGACGAGAGGCACAACGTCATCGGAGCAATCGGCTTCGTGCTTTATGATCATCTCGAAAGCCTCAAACCGCTGCTTGCGCGCGTCGCGCAGCTCGAGAGCGATTTGCGGCTGGCGCGGCGGCAATTGTCGAGCGCTCGCGCGGCGCGCTTCACCTTTGCCGACTTCGTCGGCAAGACCGCGGGAATCGCGCATGCCAAGGAGCTCGCAGGCCGCGCCGCCCGGCAGAACGTCACCGTGCTCCTCACCGGCGAGACCGGAACGGGCAAGGAGATGCTGGCGCAAGCCATTCACAATGCATCATCCCGCGCCGAGAAGCCGTTTGTCAGCGTCAACGTCGCTGCGATCCCCGACACGCTGATCGAATCGGAGTTTTTCGGCACGGCGCCCGGGGCCTATACCGGTGCCGATCGCAAGGGGCGCGAAGGCAAATTCCGCGTTGCCGACGGCGGCACGCTGTTCCTCGACGAGATCGGCGAGATGCCGCTGCAACTGCAGGCCAAGCTGTTGCGCGTGTTGCAGGAGCGCGAGATCGAGCCGCTCGGATCGGACAAGATCTCCAAGGTAGACGTGCGGGTGGTCGCCGCCACCAATGTCGATTTGCGCAAGCGCGTCAGCGACGGCGCGTTCCGGCCCGATCTCTATTACCGCCTCAACGTACTTTCGATCGACCTGCCGCCGCTGCGCGACTGCCTCGGTGATCTCCCTGATATCAGCGCCCGGCTGCTCGACGACATCAGCGCCTCCGGCGATTACGTCAGCGCGAAGATCACGCCGAGCGCGCTGTCGGCGCTCGCCCGCTACGACTGGCCGGGCAATGTCCGGGAGCTTCGCAACATCCTGGAACGCGCGCTGATCCTGAGCGATTCCGGGCGCCTCACCGGCGATGATTTTGCCCGCATCCTCCCCGTCGGCACGGATGCGAGGCCGGCTTCGACGGTGCGAACAGCCGGCATCGTGGTACCCTATGCCGAGGCCGAGGCGGAGTTCGAGAAGCACACGCTCGAGCAGGCGCTCGCCGCCAGCAACGGCCAGATCTCCGAAGCCGCCAAGATGCTGCGCATCTCGCGTGCGACCTTCTACAAGAAGCTCGCCAAGTTCGGCCTCGCCTCCGGACCGGCCTCCGTCTGA
- a CDS encoding MFS transporter: MSGAITVNELGAKQPSHVTVAAASLIGTAIEWYDFFLYGTAAALIFNKLFFPTFDPMIGTLLAFATYALGFIARPLGGVVFGHYGDKIGRKTMLYLTLLIMGAATAAIGFLPTYDSAGIWAAILLVTCRLVQGFGLGGEWGGAVLMAVEHAPADKKGFYGSWPQLGAPLGLVLGTLVFSVVSAMLTDAQLLAWGWRIPFLFSIALVLVGLWIRFTIAESPEFQKVKDTKQEVKMPIVEAIRMYPKNILLAMGARFAENGFFYIYATFVLAYATQSLGMNKQDMLNGVLIAAAIETFTIPAFGALSDRLGRRPIYIFGAVFSALMSFPLFMLLSTKNPQLAWIAIVLGLAIGHAAMYGPQASFLSELFGTKVRYSGVSLGYNLASIFAGALSPLIATGLMTAYAPATWPISLYMIALAIITIVSVYFATETRKVGQS; this comes from the coding sequence ATGAGTGGAGCGATCACCGTCAATGAGCTCGGGGCAAAGCAGCCGTCCCATGTCACGGTCGCAGCTGCGAGCCTGATCGGCACGGCCATCGAGTGGTACGACTTCTTCCTCTACGGCACCGCTGCCGCGCTGATCTTCAACAAGCTGTTCTTTCCGACCTTCGATCCGATGATCGGCACGCTGCTGGCGTTCGCGACCTATGCGCTCGGCTTCATCGCGCGCCCGCTCGGCGGGGTCGTGTTCGGTCACTACGGCGACAAGATCGGCCGCAAGACCATGCTGTATCTCACACTGCTGATCATGGGCGCGGCGACGGCGGCGATCGGATTCCTTCCGACCTACGACAGCGCCGGCATCTGGGCCGCGATCCTGCTCGTCACCTGCCGCCTAGTCCAGGGTTTTGGCCTAGGGGGCGAATGGGGCGGCGCGGTGCTGATGGCGGTCGAGCATGCGCCCGCGGACAAGAAAGGTTTCTATGGAAGCTGGCCGCAACTCGGCGCCCCGCTCGGCCTCGTGCTCGGCACGCTGGTCTTCTCGGTGGTCTCGGCGATGCTGACGGACGCGCAGCTGCTTGCCTGGGGTTGGCGCATCCCGTTCCTGTTCTCGATCGCGCTGGTGCTGGTCGGCCTGTGGATCCGCTTCACCATCGCGGAATCACCGGAATTCCAGAAGGTCAAGGACACCAAGCAGGAAGTGAAGATGCCGATCGTCGAGGCGATCCGGATGTATCCCAAGAATATCCTGCTTGCGATGGGCGCGCGCTTTGCGGAGAACGGCTTCTTCTACATCTACGCCACCTTCGTGCTTGCCTATGCGACGCAATCGCTCGGCATGAACAAGCAGGACATGCTGAACGGCGTGCTGATCGCGGCCGCGATCGAGACCTTCACCATTCCCGCTTTCGGCGCGCTGTCCGACCGCCTCGGCCGGCGGCCGATCTACATCTTCGGCGCGGTGTTCTCCGCCCTGATGTCGTTCCCGCTGTTCATGCTGCTGTCGACCAAGAACCCGCAGCTCGCCTGGATCGCGATCGTGCTGGGTCTCGCGATCGGCCATGCCGCGATGTACGGCCCGCAGGCAAGCTTCCTGTCGGAGCTGTTCGGCACCAAGGTGCGCTATAGCGGCGTCTCGCTCGGCTACAACCTCGCCTCGATCTTCGCCGGCGCGCTGTCGCCGTTGATCGCGACCGGCCTGATGACGGCCTATGCGCCGGCGACCTGGCCGATCTCGCTCTACATGATCGCGCTCGCGATCATCACCATCGTCTCGGTCTATTTCGCCACCGAAACGCGCAAGGTCGGTCAGTCCTGA
- a CDS encoding acyl CoA:acetate/3-ketoacid CoA transferase, whose product MSLHPALTDLPHFEKGKIVTAAEAVMLIRDGDTVATGGFVGIGFAEEIALALEELYLSNEGDAPYTQGKPRNLTLVYAAGQGDGKHRGLNHFAHEGLVRRVIGGHWGLAPKLQQLAIASQIEAYNLPQGVITHLFRDIAAHRPGHISRVGLGTFVDPRHGGGKLNARTTEDMVELITLRGEECLLYRTFPINVGIIRATTGDPDGNLTMEKEALTLEALAIAMAAHNSGGIVVAQVERVAESGSLNPRQVKIPGVLVDCVVVAKPEHHWQTFGTQYNPAFSSEIRVRAASLPVMPLSERKIIARRAAFELKANSVVNLGIGMPEGIAAVANEERIIDLITLTAEPGVIGGIPASGIDFGAAINTQAVIDQPYQFDFYDGGGLDAAFLGLAQVDRVGNLNVSKFGPKLAGAGGFINISQNAKEVVFVGTFAAGKQRIAIHDGKLAIVEEAKSRKFVDEVEHVTFSGRFAAARGQRVLYVTERCVFALRPDGLELIEVAPGIDIERDILRLMDFRPLIPRDPGLMDARIFRDGPMDLRERLLTIPLDQRFALDEQQNLFFINLERYPLRSKADIDAIARIVEARLAPLGRKVYAIVNYDNFSILPELLDDYSAMVRSLVDRFYAGVSRYTTSGFLRIKLGEALERRGVAPHIFESAEEARSDWQIEANGASEGTQLAARQG is encoded by the coding sequence GTGAGCCTGCATCCTGCCTTGACTGACCTGCCCCATTTCGAAAAAGGCAAGATCGTCACTGCGGCCGAAGCCGTGATGCTGATCCGCGACGGCGACACGGTCGCGACCGGCGGCTTCGTCGGCATCGGCTTTGCCGAGGAGATCGCGCTGGCGCTCGAAGAGCTCTATCTGTCCAACGAGGGCGATGCGCCCTACACGCAAGGCAAGCCGCGCAATCTGACGCTGGTCTATGCCGCGGGCCAGGGCGACGGCAAGCATCGCGGCCTCAACCATTTCGCGCATGAAGGCCTGGTCCGCCGCGTGATCGGCGGGCATTGGGGCCTTGCGCCCAAGCTTCAGCAGCTCGCGATCGCCAGTCAGATCGAGGCCTATAATCTGCCGCAGGGCGTGATCACGCATCTGTTCCGCGACATCGCGGCGCATCGGCCCGGCCACATCAGCCGTGTCGGTCTGGGCACCTTCGTCGACCCCAGGCACGGCGGCGGCAAGCTGAATGCACGCACCACCGAAGACATGGTGGAGCTGATCACGCTGCGCGGCGAAGAATGCCTGCTCTATCGGACGTTTCCGATCAATGTCGGGATCATCCGCGCCACCACGGGCGATCCCGACGGCAACCTCACCATGGAGAAAGAGGCGCTGACGCTGGAAGCGCTGGCGATTGCCATGGCTGCGCACAATTCCGGCGGCATCGTCGTCGCCCAGGTCGAGCGCGTCGCCGAGAGCGGCAGCCTCAATCCGCGCCAGGTCAAGATCCCCGGCGTGCTCGTCGATTGCGTCGTCGTCGCCAAGCCCGAGCATCACTGGCAGACCTTTGGCACGCAATACAACCCCGCTTTTTCCAGCGAGATCAGGGTGCGTGCGGCGTCGCTACCGGTGATGCCGCTGAGCGAGCGCAAGATCATCGCCCGCCGCGCGGCCTTCGAGCTGAAGGCCAACAGCGTCGTCAACCTCGGCATCGGCATGCCCGAGGGGATCGCCGCCGTCGCCAATGAAGAGCGCATCATCGACCTCATCACGCTGACGGCAGAGCCCGGTGTGATCGGCGGCATTCCCGCAAGCGGCATCGATTTCGGCGCGGCGATCAATACCCAGGCCGTGATCGACCAGCCCTACCAATTCGACTTCTATGACGGCGGCGGGCTCGATGCCGCCTTCCTCGGGCTCGCTCAGGTCGATCGCGTCGGCAATCTCAATGTCAGCAAGTTCGGACCAAAACTCGCGGGCGCCGGCGGCTTCATCAATATCAGCCAGAATGCCAAGGAGGTCGTGTTCGTCGGCACCTTTGCGGCCGGCAAGCAGCGGATTGCGATCCACGACGGCAAGCTCGCCATCGTGGAGGAGGCAAAGTCGCGCAAATTCGTCGATGAGGTCGAACACGTCACGTTCAGCGGCCGGTTCGCGGCGGCGCGCGGGCAGCGCGTGCTCTACGTCACCGAACGCTGTGTCTTCGCGCTGCGGCCCGACGGGCTCGAGCTGATTGAGGTTGCGCCCGGCATCGACATCGAGCGCGACATCCTGCGCCTGATGGATTTCAGGCCGCTGATCCCGCGCGATCCCGGCCTGATGGATGCGCGCATCTTCCGTGATGGTCCGATGGACCTGCGCGAACGGCTGCTGACCATCCCGCTCGATCAGCGCTTTGCGCTGGACGAGCAGCAGAACCTGTTCTTCATCAATCTGGAGCGCTATCCGCTGCGCAGCAAGGCCGATATCGACGCCATAGCGCGCATCGTCGAGGCCAGGCTCGCGCCGCTCGGCCGCAAGGTTTACGCCATCGTCAATTATGACAACTTCTCGATCCTGCCGGAGCTGCTGGACGATTATTCGGCCATGGTGCGCAGCCTGGTCGACCGCTTCTATGCCGGCGTATCGCGGTACACCACGTCCGGCTTCCTGCGTATCAAGCTCGGCGAGGCGCTCGAACGGCGCGGCGTCGCGCCGCATATTTTCGAGAGTGCCGAGGAGGCGCGGTCGGACTGGCAGATCGAGGCAAATGGCGCGAGCGAAGGCACGCAGCTCGCGGCACGGCAGGGTTAA